From the genome of Pararhodobacter sp., one region includes:
- a CDS encoding DUF3486 family protein, whose amino-acid sequence MSRRSSVDALPQEVRDWIMRLRDQGATYDQILAKLRELDTLSVPVPSRSALHRHLQEAERVKEMVARQRMIAETMVRELGEVDDSKVARGNIAMLHTILTRVQVAALDAASDGEGKLDMSPGEIMQLAKAIDHLGKSAKDDVARTLAIEKRAAEKARSMAAESASRAARERGLTTEDIAAIHKSILEG is encoded by the coding sequence ATGTCGCGCCGATCATCTGTTGATGCGCTGCCGCAGGAGGTGCGGGACTGGATCATGCGCCTGCGGGATCAGGGCGCAACCTATGATCAGATCCTCGCCAAGCTGCGCGAGCTCGATACGCTCTCCGTGCCGGTGCCGTCGCGCTCGGCGCTGCACCGGCACTTGCAAGAGGCGGAACGGGTTAAGGAGATGGTTGCCCGCCAGCGCATGATCGCGGAGACCATGGTCCGCGAACTGGGCGAGGTCGATGACAGCAAGGTGGCGCGTGGCAACATCGCGATGCTGCATACCATTCTCACCCGCGTACAGGTGGCGGCGCTGGATGCCGCTTCGGATGGCGAGGGCAAGCTCGACATGTCTCCCGGCGAGATCATGCAGCTGGCCAAGGCCATCGACCATCTCGGCAAATCCGCGAAGGACGATGTGGCGCGCACGCTCGCAATTGAAAAGCGGGCAGCGGAGAAGGCGCGATCCATGGCGGCCGAGAGCGCCAGCCGCGCTGCGCGTGAGCGCGGCCTGACAACTGAAGACATTGCGGCCATTCACAAGAGCATTCTGGAAGGGTGA